Proteins encoded within one genomic window of Conchiformibius steedae:
- the hemA gene encoding glutamyl-tRNA reductase, producing MKLTVVGLNHQTAPLAIREQLAFTAANLPEALRDLNARAAAEAVILSTCNRSELYCVGDADQIVRWWADYHQLPEAEIRPYLYTHGCSDTVRHAYRVACGLDSMVLGEPQILGQMKDAVRTARHEGSIGTWLNGLFQKTFSAAKDVRTCTSVGDSTVSMASAGLKMAQQLLGDIKNLNVLLIGAGEMIELVATYFAAAQPQNITVANRTLARASELCERLGANATPCLLNDLPHLLHQYDVVVSSTAAPLPIVGKGMVEHAMRLREGKPMFLLDLAVPRDIEAQVAEIDGVHLYTVDDMVEVVQNGKEARREAADAAEEMVAEKVADFIEWQKSRQRVPLICALRDEGERARLQVLNNAIKQLAKGASPEEVLERLSVQLTNKLLHAPTRVLNKGSEDAPMLVDAVSQIYRLQHPQGTTWERA from the coding sequence ATGAAATTGACCGTTGTCGGACTGAACCACCAAACCGCACCCCTTGCCATTCGTGAACAATTGGCGTTTACCGCCGCCAACCTGCCCGAAGCCCTGCGCGACCTGAATGCCCGCGCCGCTGCCGAAGCCGTGATTTTATCCACCTGCAACCGTTCCGAGCTGTATTGTGTGGGCGATGCCGACCAAATCGTGCGCTGGTGGGCAGATTATCATCAGCTTCCCGAAGCCGAAATCCGTCCCTATTTATACACCCACGGCTGCAGCGACACCGTGCGTCATGCTTACCGCGTTGCCTGTGGATTGGACAGCATGGTGTTGGGCGAGCCGCAAATTCTCGGACAAATGAAAGACGCCGTGCGTACCGCCCGCCACGAAGGCAGCATCGGCACATGGCTAAACGGCTTATTTCAAAAAACCTTTTCCGCTGCCAAAGATGTGCGCACCTGTACCAGCGTGGGCGACAGCACCGTATCTATGGCATCGGCAGGCTTAAAAATGGCACAGCAGCTGTTGGGCGACATTAAAAATTTAAATGTTTTGCTGATTGGCGCGGGCGAAATGATTGAATTGGTGGCGACTTATTTTGCTGCTGCCCAACCGCAAAATATTACCGTTGCCAACCGCACACTGGCGCGTGCAAGCGAATTGTGCGAACGTTTGGGCGCAAATGCTACGCCTTGTCTGTTAAACGACTTGCCTCATCTGTTGCATCAATATGATGTGGTGGTGTCGTCTACCGCTGCGCCGCTGCCGATTGTCGGTAAAGGCATGGTGGAACACGCCATGCGTTTGCGCGAAGGCAAACCCATGTTTCTGCTGGATTTGGCAGTTCCCCGCGATATTGAAGCGCAAGTTGCCGAAATTGACGGCGTACACCTTTACACGGTAGATGATATGGTGGAAGTGGTGCAAAACGGCAAAGAAGCCCGCCGCGAAGCCGCCGATGCTGCCGAAGAAATGGTTGCGGAAAAAGTGGCGGATTTTATTGAATGGCAAAAAAGCCGTCAGCGCGTACCGCTTATTTGTGCCTTGCGTGATGAAGGCGAACGCGCCCGCCTTCAAGTTTTAAACAATGCTATCAAGCAGTTGGCAAAAGGCGCAAGCCCAGAAGAAGTGTTGGAACGCCTGTCGGTGCAATTAACCAATAAGCTGCTGCACGCCCCCACCCGCGTATTGAACAAGGGTAGCGAAGACGCACCCATGCTGGTAGATGCGGTGTCGCAAATTTACCGTTTGCAGCACCCGCAAGGCACAACATGGGAACGTGCATAA
- a CDS encoding SlyX family protein — MHEYHLLEARVVELEIRTALQDELLASLNDTVAQMRDALELQQEQLRLLYRRMEQQGSGGFETGTAPEIPPHY, encoded by the coding sequence ATGCACGAATACCATTTACTGGAAGCGCGTGTGGTGGAATTGGAAATCCGCACCGCTTTACAAGATGAATTGCTGGCTTCTTTAAACGATACGGTGGCGCAGATGCGTGATGCCTTGGAATTGCAGCAAGAGCAATTGCGCCTGCTGTACCGCCGCATGGAACAACAGGGCAGCGGCGGTTTTGAAACGGGTACTGCACCCGAAATTCCGCCGCATTATTGA
- a CDS encoding Imm6 family immunity protein — MIDFWQEINKLDFQNQNKQAILMLVYSELIFNQLDSDYTEIIRNSLNLCWKWIEHQNISADTIYSTLDDGTDFGGIYILMQLDGNDNNILKLDNIVYAISYISLLAYQKENSKCYLPSILENIDEDTIKSFMENLSKMNLLHIDSYQEIVFCIKNNLLTNYKQTVFYIEKIFLSKS, encoded by the coding sequence TTGATTGATTTTTGGCAAGAGATTAATAAATTGGATTTTCAAAATCAAAACAAACAAGCGATTTTAATGCTGGTTTATAGTGAACTAATTTTTAATCAATTAGATTCTGATTACACAGAAATTATCAGAAATTCTTTAAATCTTTGCTGGAAATGGATTGAGCACCAAAATATTTCAGCAGATACAATCTATTCAACTTTAGATGATGGAACTGATTTTGGTGGCATTTATATATTAATGCAACTAGATGGAAATGATAATAATATTTTAAAACTAGATAATATTGTTTATGCAATTTCCTATATTTCATTATTAGCATATCAAAAAGAAAATAGTAAATGTTATTTACCATCTATTTTAGAGAATATAGATGAAGATACAATAAAGTCTTTTATGGAAAATCTATCTAAAATGAATTTACTACACATAGATTCCTATCAAGAGATAGTATTTTGCATTAAAAACAATTTACTAACAAATTACAAGCAAACTGTTTTTTATATTGAAAAAATTTTCTTGAGTAAGAGTTAA
- a CDS encoding NAD(P)H-dependent flavin oxidoreductase has protein sequence MLTHSFNPLTIRGKTLIPIVQGGMGVGISASSLSSAVARENGIGTIASVDLRHLHEDLLAESKIQPSEEKYTRLNLIALDREIQKAKVQSEGRGMIAVNVMKAVKDHPHLVRQACESGADAIVMGAGLPLDLPELTGGNKDIALFPILSESRGIGIVLKRWMKKGVLPDAVVIEHPAHAAGHLGAMTVAGVNDAKFEFKRVIEETFEVFKNLGLESEKIPLILAGGMANFQKISTALKDWGASAVQVGTAFAVTHEGDAHINFKNTLAGAEKEQIVEFMSVAGLPARGIKTKFLSSYIKREEKLQANAKADPRRCTQGINCLSVCGLRDGLDKIGQFCIDLKLAEAFRGEVDKGLFFRGKDPLPFGTAIKSVSETIEYLLTGKLAQTTP, from the coding sequence ATGCTCACCCATTCGTTTAATCCCTTAACCATTCGCGGCAAAACCCTGATTCCCATTGTGCAAGGCGGAATGGGCGTGGGCATTTCCGCATCCAGTTTATCCAGCGCGGTGGCGCGTGAAAACGGCATCGGCACCATCGCCAGCGTGGATTTGCGCCATCTGCATGAAGATTTGCTGGCGGAAAGCAAAATCCAGCCTAGCGAAGAAAAGTACACACGCTTGAATTTAATCGCTTTAGACCGCGAAATCCAAAAAGCCAAAGTGCAAAGCGAAGGGCGCGGCATGATTGCGGTAAACGTGATGAAAGCGGTGAAAGACCATCCGCATTTGGTGCGCCAAGCCTGCGAATCGGGCGCGGACGCGATTGTGATGGGCGCGGGTTTGCCTTTGGATTTGCCTGAATTAACGGGCGGAAACAAAGATATTGCCCTGTTTCCGATTTTGTCGGAATCGCGCGGCATCGGTATTGTGTTGAAACGTTGGATGAAAAAAGGCGTGTTGCCCGATGCGGTGGTGATTGAACACCCTGCCCATGCCGCAGGGCATTTGGGCGCGATGACAGTGGCGGGCGTAAACGATGCCAAATTTGAATTTAAGCGCGTGATTGAAGAGACATTTGAAGTATTTAAAAATTTGGGCTTGGAAAGCGAAAAAATCCCCTTGATTTTGGCAGGTGGGATGGCGAATTTTCAAAAAATCAGCACCGCTTTAAAAGACTGGGGCGCAAGCGCGGTACAGGTCGGCACGGCGTTTGCCGTGACCCACGAGGGCGACGCGCACATCAATTTTAAAAATACCTTGGCAGGCGCGGAAAAAGAGCAGATTGTGGAATTTATGTCGGTGGCGGGATTGCCTGCGCGTGGCATTAAAACCAAATTTTTATCCAGCTATATCAAGCGTGAAGAAAAATTACAGGCAAACGCCAAAGCCGACCCGCGCCGTTGCACGCAGGGCATTAACTGCTTATCGGTATGCGGTTTGCGCGACGGCTTGGACAAAATCGGGCAGTTTTGCATTGATTTAAAACTGGCGGAAGCGTTTCGCGGCGAAGTGGACAAGGGTTTGTTTTTCCGTGGTAAAGACCCTTTGCCTTTCGGTACGGCGATTAAATCCGTCAGCGAAACCATTGAGTATTTGCTCACGGGCAAGCTGGCGCAAACGACACCTTAG
- a CDS encoding nitrate reductase subunit alpha, translated as MSHFLDRLKFFRQQPETFADGHGITVTEDRKWENAYRSRWQHDKIVRSTHGVNCTGSCSWKVYVKNGLITWETQQTDYPRTRPDLPNHEPRGCPRGASYSWYVYSAQRVKYPMLRGVLAEMWREARKTLSPIEAWASIVENPERAKAYKSQRGLGGFVRSTWEEAYDVMAAANAYTVKNYGPDRVIGFSPIPAMSMVSYAAGARYLSLLGGACLSFYDWYCDLPPASPQIWGEQTDVAESADWYNAGYLMVWGSNIPMTRTPDAHFYTEVRYKGTKTVAVSSDFGEMAKFGDIWLAPKQGTDAALAMAMGHVILKEFHVDNPSPYFTDYVRRLTDMPMLVRLQAAEDGKNWLPEYFLRASHLDNQFNEDKNPEWKVLAVDDNTGKLIAPNGSIGFRWDGSRKWNLESRAQDQDVQAALSLKNHADEVVSVGFAYFGGEHGEMAYRKVPVKKIRLADGSETLVATVFDLMLANYGVEHGLNDENCARDYFDDKPYTPAWQEKHTGVKPEMVIRVAREFAQNAHDTEGRSMVIVGAGLNHWYHMDMNYRSIINMLMMCGCIGKSGGGWCHYVGQEKLRPQSGWAPLAFGLDWHRPPRQMNGTSFFYAHTSQWRHEKLGINEILAPSADGKLAQMSMIDYNAKAERMGWLPSAPQLGANPLDIVQQAKTAGRDPVEYTVSKLKDGSLDMACNDPDNPQNFPRNLFVWRSNILGSSGKGHEYFLKYLLGTQNAVMSEENECITPSEITVRPAAEGKLDLLTVLDFRMSTTCLYGDVVLPTATWYEKDDLNTSDMHPFIHPLSEAVNPLWQSKTDWEIYKGLAKRFSELAKDYLGVRQDIVLTPLMHDSPQEMGQPFDPKDWKLGECEPIPGKTMPAMTVVERDYGAIYDKFTSLGPLLEKVNNNGKGLAWQTGHEVEFLRKLNGVRSEGAGKGQPKLDTAIDAAEMILTLAPETNGHVAMKAWQALGKATGRDHTHLVVSSEHTQIRFRDIQAQPRKIVSSPIWSGVESEEVCYNAGYTNVHELIPWRTLTGRQQFYQDHQWMRAFGEGFCVYKPAVDLKTTAKLLGKQPNGNKEITLNFLTPHQKWGIHSTYSDNLRMLTLSRGGPHVWISESDAKKAGIADNDWVEVFNLNGTITARAVVSQRIPETMILMYHAQEKIVNVPGAEMSGKRGGIHNSVTRTVLKPTHMIGGYAQQSYGFNYYGTVGANRDEWVIVRKMNKVDWLDEPA; from the coding sequence ATGAGCCATTTTTTAGACCGATTAAAATTTTTCAGGCAGCAGCCCGAAACCTTTGCCGACGGACACGGCATCACTGTAACTGAAGACCGCAAATGGGAAAACGCCTACCGCAGCCGTTGGCAGCACGACAAAATCGTGCGTTCTACCCACGGCGTAAACTGTACCGGTTCGTGCAGCTGGAAGGTGTATGTGAAAAACGGACTGATTACTTGGGAAACCCAGCAGACCGATTATCCGCGTACCCGCCCCGACCTGCCCAACCACGAACCGCGCGGCTGTCCGCGCGGCGCGTCTTACAGCTGGTATGTGTATTCGGCGCAGCGCGTGAAATACCCGATGTTGCGCGGCGTGCTGGCGGAAATGTGGCGCGAAGCGCGTAAAACGCTGTCGCCGATTGAGGCGTGGGCATCTATTGTGGAAAACCCCGAACGTGCCAAAGCCTATAAATCGCAACGCGGTTTGGGCGGATTTGTGCGTTCCACTTGGGAAGAAGCCTATGATGTGATGGCGGCTGCCAATGCCTATACCGTAAAAAATTACGGTCCTGACCGTGTGATTGGGTTTTCGCCGATTCCCGCCATGTCTATGGTGAGCTATGCGGCGGGGGCGCGTTACCTTTCATTATTGGGCGGCGCGTGTTTGTCGTTTTACGACTGGTATTGTGATTTGCCGCCTGCTAGCCCGCAGATTTGGGGCGAACAAACCGACGTTGCCGAATCCGCCGACTGGTACAACGCCGGTTATCTGATGGTATGGGGTTCCAATATCCCGATGACGCGCACCCCCGATGCCCACTTTTACACCGAAGTGCGCTACAAAGGCACGAAAACCGTTGCCGTGTCGTCCGATTTTGGCGAGATGGCGAAGTTCGGCGATATTTGGCTTGCGCCCAAGCAAGGCACGGATGCCGCTTTGGCAATGGCAATGGGTCATGTGATTTTAAAAGAATTTCATGTAGATAATCCTTCGCCTTACTTTACCGATTATGTGCGCCGTTTAACCGATATGCCCATGCTGGTGCGCCTACAGGCTGCCGAAGACGGCAAGAACTGGCTGCCTGAATATTTCTTACGCGCTTCCCATTTGGATAATCAGTTTAACGAAGACAAAAACCCCGAATGGAAAGTGCTGGCGGTGGACGACAACACGGGCAAACTGATTGCGCCCAACGGTTCCATCGGTTTCCGCTGGGACGGCAGCCGCAAATGGAATTTGGAAAGCCGCGCCCAAGACCAAGACGTTCAGGCAGCTTTGAGCCTGAAAAACCATGCCGATGAAGTCGTATCGGTCGGTTTTGCCTATTTTGGCGGCGAACACGGCGAGATGGCGTACCGCAAAGTGCCTGTAAAAAAAATCCGCTTGGCAGACGGCAGCGAAACCTTGGTTGCCACCGTATTTGACCTGATGTTGGCAAATTATGGCGTAGAACACGGTTTAAACGATGAAAACTGCGCCCGCGATTATTTTGACGACAAACCCTACACCCCCGCTTGGCAGGAAAAACACACCGGCGTGAAACCCGAAATGGTGATTCGCGTGGCACGCGAGTTTGCCCAAAACGCCCACGATACCGAAGGACGCAGCATGGTGATTGTGGGTGCGGGTTTGAACCACTGGTACCACATGGACATGAACTACCGCAGCATCATCAATATGCTGATGATGTGCGGCTGTATCGGTAAATCGGGCGGCGGCTGGTGTCATTATGTGGGACAGGAAAAACTGCGTCCGCAAAGCGGTTGGGCGCCTTTGGCATTCGGTTTGGACTGGCACCGTCCGCCGCGCCAAATGAACGGCACATCTTTCTTTTACGCCCACACCAGCCAGTGGCGGCACGAAAAACTCGGCATCAACGAAATCCTTGCCCCCAGTGCAGACGGCAAATTGGCGCAAATGTCCATGATTGACTACAACGCCAAAGCCGAGCGCATGGGTTGGCTGCCTTCCGCCCCGCAACTGGGCGCAAATCCCCTAGATATTGTCCAACAGGCAAAAACCGCAGGGCGCGACCCCGTGGAATACACCGTATCCAAACTCAAAGACGGTTCATTGGATATGGCGTGCAACGACCCCGATAATCCGCAAAACTTCCCGCGCAACCTGTTTGTATGGCGTTCCAATATTCTCGGTTCGTCAGGCAAAGGGCACGAATACTTCCTCAAATACCTGCTGGGTACGCAAAACGCCGTGATGAGCGAAGAAAACGAGTGCATCACCCCCAGCGAAATCACCGTGCGCCCCGCCGCCGAAGGCAAACTGGATTTGCTGACCGTGCTGGATTTCCGCATGTCCACCACCTGCTTATACGGCGATGTGGTGCTGCCTACCGCCACTTGGTATGAAAAAGACGATTTGAACACCTCGGATATGCACCCGTTTATCCACCCCCTGTCCGAAGCCGTTAATCCGTTGTGGCAAAGCAAAACCGACTGGGAAATCTACAAAGGCTTGGCAAAACGTTTTTCCGAGCTGGCAAAAGACTATTTGGGCGTGCGCCAAGATATTGTCCTAACGCCTTTAATGCACGACAGCCCGCAGGAAATGGGGCAGCCGTTTGACCCGAAAGACTGGAAATTGGGCGAATGTGAGCCGATTCCCGGCAAAACCATGCCCGCCATGACCGTAGTAGAGCGCGATTACGGCGCGATTTACGACAAATTCACGTCTTTAGGTCCGTTGCTGGAAAAAGTAAACAATAACGGCAAAGGTTTGGCGTGGCAGACAGGGCATGAAGTGGAATTTCTGCGTAAGTTAAACGGTGTGCGCAGCGAAGGCGCGGGCAAAGGTCAGCCCAAGCTGGATACGGCGATTGACGCTGCCGAAATGATTTTAACCCTTGCGCCCGAAACCAACGGTCATGTGGCGATGAAGGCGTGGCAGGCTTTGGGCAAGGCAACGGGGCGCGACCACACGCATCTGGTGGTGTCCAGCGAACACACGCAAATCCGTTTCCGCGATATTCAGGCGCAACCGCGCAAGATTGTGTCGTCGCCGATTTGGTCGGGCGTGGAAAGCGAGGAAGTGTGCTACAACGCGGGTTACACCAATGTGCATGAGCTGATTCCGTGGCGCACTTTAACGGGTCGCCAGCAGTTTTATCAGGACCATCAGTGGATGCGGGCGTTTGGCGAGGGCTTTTGTGTGTACAAACCTGCGGTGGATTTGAAAACCACTGCCAAGCTGTTGGGCAAACAGCCTAACGGCAATAAAGAAATCACGCTGAACTTTTTAACGCCACACCAAAAATGGGGCATTCACAGCACTTATTCCGACAATTTGCGGATGCTGACTTTGTCGCGCGGCGGTCCGCATGTGTGGATTAGCGAAAGCGATGCGAAAAAAGCAGGCATTGCCGACAATGATTGGGTGGAAGTGTTTAACCTGAACGGGACGATTACCGCGCGCGCGGTGGTGAGCCAGCGCATTCCCGAAACGATGATTCTGATGTATCACGCGCAGGAAAAAATCGTGAATGTGCCGGGGGCAGAAATGTCGGGCAAACGCGGCGGTATTCACAATTCGGTTACGCGCACAGTGCTGAAGCCCACGCACATGATTGGCGGTTACGCGCAGCAGTCTTACGGTTTCAACTACTACGGCACGGTGGGCGCAAACCGTGATGAGTGGGTGATTGTACGCAAAATGAACAAGGTGGATTGGTTGGACGAACCCGCTTAA
- the fmt gene encoding methionyl-tRNA formyltransferase, which produces MKVAFAGTPEFAAAALRAVAAEFELPLVLTQPDRPKGRGMALQASPVKQAAQALGLRVEQPQSLRGSDEIPHLLKALDIDVMVVAAYGLILPQSVLDAPKHGCLNIHASLLPRWRGAAPIQRAIEAGDAETGVCIMQMDAGLDTGAVVSEHRLVIGENDTAADVHDALMQLGAAAVVADLRRLRDTGQLNAVPQPEQGISYATKLNKEEAQIDWSQPADVLARKIRAFNPVPAAWTLWEGKPLKIWLAHSTLDTGAAGEILAADSKGILVGCGTGALRIESLQPAGGKRMNAAAFAAGRSQLIGECLGK; this is translated from the coding sequence ATGAAAGTGGCTTTTGCGGGTACACCCGAGTTTGCTGCTGCTGCCTTACGCGCAGTGGCTGCCGAATTTGAACTGCCTTTGGTGCTGACCCAGCCCGACCGTCCCAAAGGACGCGGCATGGCATTGCAAGCCTCGCCCGTCAAACAAGCGGCACAGGCATTGGGTTTGCGCGTGGAACAACCGCAGTCTTTGCGCGGCAGCGATGAAATTCCGCATTTATTAAAAGCATTGGATATAGATGTGATGGTGGTCGCTGCTTACGGACTGATTTTGCCGCAAAGCGTGTTGGACGCCCCCAAACACGGCTGCTTAAACATTCATGCCTCGCTGTTACCGCGTTGGCGTGGCGCAGCACCCATTCAACGTGCCATAGAAGCAGGCGATGCCGAAACAGGCGTTTGCATTATGCAGATGGACGCAGGTTTAGACACAGGTGCAGTGGTTAGCGAACACCGCCTTGTCATTGGCGAGAACGACACCGCTGCTGATGTGCATGATGCCCTGATGCAATTGGGCGCAGCTGCGGTGGTGGCAGATTTGCGCCGTTTGCGCGATACAGGACAATTAAATGCCGTTCCCCAGCCCGAACAAGGCATCAGCTACGCCACCAAATTAAATAAAGAAGAAGCGCAAATTGACTGGTCGCAACCCGCCGACGTGCTTGCCCGCAAAATCCGCGCCTTTAATCCCGTTCCCGCCGCGTGGACGCTATGGGAAGGCAAACCCTTAAAAATCTGGCTGGCGCACAGCACGCTAGACACAGGCGCAGCAGGTGAAATACTGGCAGCAGACAGCAAAGGCATATTAGTGGGCTGCGGCACGGGCGCATTGCGGATTGAGTCGCTACAGCCCGCAGGCGGTAAACGCATGAACGCCGCCGCATTTGCCGCAGGGCGCAGCCAACTGATTGGCGAATGCTTGGGCAAATAA
- a CDS encoding helix-turn-helix domain-containing protein yields the protein MPNDKQRQIQQRIGQAIAKYRRQSGYTQEQIAEMLDIGNEAVSRTERGLIAPTAVRLIELAEILGCSAADLLDEAAPPPDPYARKIHALISRVPPQDREWLFQWLETLVKRLES from the coding sequence ATGCCTAACGACAAACAACGGCAAATCCAACAACGTATCGGTCAAGCGATTGCCAAATACCGCCGTCAAAGCGGTTATACCCAAGAACAGATTGCGGAAATGCTGGACATCGGTAATGAAGCGGTTTCGCGTACCGAGCGCGGTTTAATCGCGCCTACTGCGGTGCGCCTGATTGAATTGGCGGAAATTTTGGGCTGTTCGGCTGCCGATTTGTTGGACGAAGCCGCGCCGCCGCCCGACCCTTATGCCCGCAAAATTCATGCCTTAATCAGCCGTGTGCCGCCGCAAGACCGAGAATGGCTGTTTCAGTGGCTGGAAACATTGGTCAAACGCTTGGAATCTTGA
- the rsfS gene encoding ribosome silencing factor — MTEQELQALQKMVDTAVNALEDVKAKDITVLDTSDKTPLFARMIVASGDSTRQVKALANNVAVDLKEAGFAVQGSEGQDSGEWALVDAGDLVVHVMLPAVRDFYNIEALWGGEKPSFHAGEQKPWHAADN, encoded by the coding sequence ATGACCGAACAGGAATTGCAGGCTTTGCAAAAAATGGTGGATACCGCCGTAAACGCATTGGAAGACGTGAAAGCCAAAGACATTACCGTATTAGACACTTCCGATAAAACGCCGCTGTTTGCCCGCATGATTGTGGCAAGCGGCGACAGCACCCGCCAAGTTAAAGCCTTGGCAAACAATGTGGCGGTGGATTTGAAAGAAGCAGGCTTTGCCGTACAAGGCAGCGAAGGGCAGGACAGCGGCGAATGGGCATTGGTAGATGCAGGCGATTTGGTGGTGCATGTGATGTTGCCCGCCGTGCGCGATTTTTACAATATTGAAGCACTGTGGGGCGGCGAAAAACCGTCTTTTCACGCAGGCGAACAAAAACCTTGGCACGCTGCCGATAATTGA
- a CDS encoding DUF7606 domain-containing protein: MKAVNILTAVALSAGLISAASAGSIDANKVTKRASVSYSCQNNKHLVIHYGFNAAWVPVTANVEGRTLRYDRAASDRTSAFFKDRAGYRLGAGDLNGRNHKKSGVMLTAPNNRILFKGCTAD, translated from the coding sequence ATGAAAGCTGTCAATATTTTAACTGCCGTTGCCCTCTCTGCAGGTTTGATTTCCGCAGCTTCAGCAGGTTCGATTGATGCCAACAAAGTTACCAAACGCGCCAGCGTTAGCTACTCTTGCCAAAACAACAAGCATTTGGTGATTCACTACGGCTTTAATGCCGCGTGGGTGCCGGTTACCGCCAATGTGGAAGGGCGCACTTTGCGTTACGACCGCGCTGCTTCCGACCGTACTTCGGCGTTCTTTAAAGACCGCGCAGGCTACCGTTTGGGTGCGGGCGATTTGAACGGTCGTAACCACAAAAAATCAGGTGTCATGCTGACTGCACCGAACAACCGCATTTTGTTTAAAGGTTGTACAGCCGATTAA
- the radA gene encoding DNA repair protein RadA — MAKAPKTVYQCSECGGTAPKWQGKCPHCGEWNTLQESLAAPEPKNPRFQSWAAETAQVQPLAQVSAAEIPRQATGMGELDRVLGGGLVDGAVILLGGDPGIGKSTLLLQTLALAAAQRKVLYVSGEESAQQVALRAQRLGVRAQGVDLLAEIRLEAVLAALKQHRPEIVVIDSIQTVYSDLITSAPGSVSQVRECAAQLTRSAKQMGIAIILVGHVTKDGAIAGPRVLEHMVDTVLYFEGDPHSNHRMIRAIKNRFGAANELGVFAMTEQGLKGVSNPSAIFLASYRDDVSGSCVLVTQEGTRPLLVEIQALVDDAHGFTPKRLTVGLEQNRLAMLLAVLNRHAGIACFDRDVFLNAVGGVKIGEPAADLAVILAMLSSYRNRPLPQKMVAFGEVGLGGEIRPVPRGQERLKEAEKLGFRRAIVPKANLPRQTNEFPNLKIHGVESLAEAVALCRDGDNE; from the coding sequence ATGGCAAAAGCCCCCAAAACCGTTTACCAATGCAGCGAATGCGGCGGAACTGCACCCAAATGGCAAGGCAAATGCCCACATTGCGGCGAATGGAACACCTTGCAGGAAAGCCTTGCCGCGCCCGAACCGAAAAACCCGCGTTTTCAATCGTGGGCAGCAGAAACCGCTCAAGTTCAACCTTTAGCACAAGTAAGCGCCGCCGAAATCCCGCGCCAAGCTACTGGTATGGGCGAACTGGACCGCGTACTCGGTGGCGGGCTGGTAGATGGCGCTGTGATTTTATTGGGTGGCGACCCTGGCATCGGCAAATCCACCCTACTGCTGCAAACCCTCGCCTTGGCAGCCGCGCAGCGCAAAGTGCTGTATGTATCGGGCGAGGAATCCGCGCAACAAGTGGCATTGCGGGCGCAGCGTTTGGGCGTACGGGCGCAGGGTGTGGATTTGCTGGCAGAAATCCGTTTGGAAGCCGTGTTAGCCGCTTTAAAGCAACATCGTCCCGAAATTGTTGTGATTGATTCCATTCAAACCGTGTATTCCGATTTGATTACTTCCGCCCCTGGTTCGGTGTCACAAGTACGCGAGTGCGCCGCCCAGCTTACCCGCAGTGCCAAACAAATGGGTATTGCCATCATTTTAGTTGGACATGTGACCAAAGACGGAGCGATTGCTGGTCCGCGCGTATTGGAACACATGGTGGATACCGTTTTATATTTTGAAGGCGACCCACATTCCAACCACCGCATGATACGCGCCATCAAAAACCGTTTCGGTGCAGCCAACGAATTAGGCGTATTTGCCATGACCGAACAAGGCTTAAAAGGCGTATCCAACCCCTCTGCCATCTTTTTGGCGAGTTACCGCGACGACGTTTCCGGTTCTTGCGTTTTGGTTACCCAAGAAGGCACACGCCCGCTGCTGGTAGAAATTCAAGCTTTGGTGGACGATGCCCACGGCTTTACCCCCAAACGCCTGACAGTCGGCTTGGAACAAAACCGTTTAGCGATGCTGCTCGCCGTCTTAAACCGCCACGCAGGCATTGCCTGTTTTGACCGCGATGTCTTTTTAAACGCCGTAGGCGGTGTGAAAATCGGCGAACCTGCTGCCGACTTGGCTGTGATTTTAGCCATGCTGTCCAGCTATCGCAACCGCCCACTGCCGCAAAAAATGGTGGCGTTTGGTGAAGTGGGTTTGGGTGGCGAAATCCGTCCCGTCCCACGCGGGCAGGAACGCCTGAAAGAAGCCGAAAAACTCGGATTCCGCCGCGCCATCGTCCCCAAAGCCAACCTACCCCGCCAAACCAACGAATTTCCCAACTTAAAAATTCACGGTGTAGAAAGCTTGGCAGAAGCCGTAGCATTGTGCCGCGATGGAGATAATGAATAA
- a CDS encoding DUF2147 domain-containing protein translates to MKSVRSLLLGAFLLSGLANAAGIEGKWRTTDDKTGKPKAVVQISKGASGYQGKIIYLEQGVENLCPACKDKRPLVGLTVLTGLQEKGKEYTDGKIFDPKGGKTYQAKAELSADGKTLKVRGFLGISALGRTQTWKRVD, encoded by the coding sequence ATGAAATCCGTCCGTTCCCTGTTGTTAGGCGCATTTTTATTATCAGGATTGGCAAATGCCGCAGGTATTGAAGGCAAATGGCGTACGACTGACGACAAAACCGGCAAACCCAAAGCCGTGGTACAAATCAGCAAAGGCGCATCAGGCTATCAAGGCAAAATTATTTATTTAGAACAAGGTGTTGAAAACCTATGCCCTGCTTGCAAAGACAAACGCCCACTGGTGGGTTTAACCGTACTGACAGGTTTGCAGGAAAAAGGCAAAGAATACACTGACGGTAAAATCTTTGACCCCAAAGGCGGCAAAACCTACCAAGCCAAAGCCGAATTGTCTGCCGATGGTAAAACCTTAAAAGTACGCGGCTTTTTAGGCATTTCTGCATTGGGGCGTACCCAAACATGGAAACGCGTGGACTAA